A genomic window from Phoenix dactylifera cultivar Barhee BC4 chromosome 7, palm_55x_up_171113_PBpolish2nd_filt_p, whole genome shotgun sequence includes:
- the LOC103696373 gene encoding LOW QUALITY PROTEIN: leucine--tRNA ligase, cytoplasmic-like (The sequence of the model RefSeq protein was modified relative to this genomic sequence to represent the inferred CDS: deleted 1 base in 1 codon), with the protein MEAVPPFPSQLKVLEGRKVYLAAATLRPETMYGQTNCWVLPDGKYGAFEINETDVFIITQRAALNLAYQKLSRVPEKPTCLLELTGHDLIGLPLKSPLAFNEAIYSLPMLTILTDKGTGIVTSVPSDSPDDYMALQDLKSKPALRSKFGVKDEWVFPFEVMPIINIPEFGDICAEKVCTDLKIKSQNDKDKFAEAKRLTYLKGLTDGTMLVGEFSGNKVQEAKPLIRNKLLESGKAVLYSEPEKKVMSRSGDECVVALTDQWYITYGEVEWKKKAEDCFTNMKLYSEETRHGFEHTLSWLNQWACSRSFGLGTRIPWDEQFLVESLSDSTLYMAYYTIAHILQSGDIYGSDTSSVKPEQMTDEVWDYVFGGGPVPKTDIPSSLLNKMKQEFDYWYPFDLRVSGKDLIQNHLTFCIYNHTALLPKHQWPRGFRCNGHLMLNSEKMSKSTGNFRTMRQAIEEFSSDATRFALADAGVGMDDANFVFETANAAILRLTKEIAWMEEVLAAESSLRAGLPTTYADCVFANEINIAIRSSEQHYNEFMFRDALKAGFYDLQAARDEYRFSCGAGGMNCDLLLRSMDVQTRLITPICPHYAEHVWKNILKKDGFVVNAGWPMADAPDLILRRANKYLQDSIVLMRKLLQKQVSGPKKAKKGAPVTPTEENKFTVGLIYVNEQYDGWKKECLRILQSNFDSAKGSFAPDQEIHEALKGSIIGQDANFKHILKLCMPFLKFKKDEVLSVGLQALDLKLPFGEIDVLQENSDLIKRQLGLEHVEVLSSSDDAARSKAGPHISLLTQNPPSPGNPVAVFLSKSEFSTVGIQNGA; encoded by the exons ATGGAGGCAGTTCCTCCTTTCCCTTCGCAGTTGAAGGTCTTGGAAGGTAGAAAGGTGTACTTGGCAGCTGCTACTTTGAGACCTGAGACGATGTACGGGCAAACAAACTGTTGGGTACTGCCAGATGGGAAGTATGGAGCCTTTGAGATTAATGAGACTGATGTTTTCATTATCACGCAGAGGGCTGCACTTAACCTGGCATATCAGAAACTATCAAGGGTTCCAGAGAAGCCAACTTGCTTGCTTGAGCTGACAGGTCATGATCTCATTGGTTTGCCCTTGAAGTCACCTCTTGCTTTCAATGAAGCCATATACTCACTTCCCATGCTTACTATCTTGACGGATAAGGGAACAGGAATTGTGACCAGTGTGCCCAGTGATTCACCCGATGACTATATGGCATTGCAAGATTTGAAGTCAAAACCAGCTTTAAGATCAAAGTTTGGGGTAAAGGATGAGTGGGTC TTTCCTTTTGAGGTTATGCCAATCATTAATATTCCAGAGTTTGGAGATATCTGTGCAGAGAAAGTGTGTACTGATCTCAAGATTAAGAGTCAGAATGACAAAGATAAGTTTGCAGAGGCAAAAAGGTTGACCTATTTGAAAGGCTTAACTGATGGTACAATGCTGGTAGGGGAGTTTAGTGGGAATAAAGTTCAGGAAGCAAAGCCTTTGATAAGGAACAAACTTTTGGAGAGCGGCAAGGCAGTACTGTACAGTGAGCCTGAGAAGAAAGTTATGTCAAGATCAGGTGATGAGTGTGTCGTTGCACTTACAGATCAGTGGTATATTACTTACGGTGAGGTGGAATGGAAGAAAAAAGCAGAGGACTGTTTTACCAACATGAAGCTATATAGTGAAGAAACACGGCACGGTTTTGAGCATACATTGAGCTGGCTGAACCAGTGGGCATGCTCACGGTCATTCGGACTTGGCACCCGTATTCCATGGGATGAGCAGTTTCTTGTTGAATCACTTTCTGATTCAACCCTTTACATGGCATACTATACCATAGCTCATATTTTGCAAAGTGGTGATATTTATGGGTCGGATACTTCTTCGGTAAAGCCAGAACAAATGACAGATGAAGTGTGGGACTATGTCTTTGGTGGAGGGCCCGTCCCCAAAACAGACATTCCTTCGTCTCTCCTTAACAAAATGAAGCAGGAGTTTGACTATTGGTATCCATTTGATCTCCGTGTATCTGGCAAGGATCTTATACAAAACCACCTTACATTTTGCATCTATAACCACACTGCTCTTCTGCCAAAACATCAGTGGCCTCGTGGTTTTCGATGCAACGGGCATCTTATGCTGAATTCTGAGAAGATGTCCAAATCCACTGGAAACTTTCGAACCATGCGCCAGGCCATAGAGGAATTCTCCTCTGATGCCACTAGATTTGCTCTTGCAGATGCTGGGGTTGGAATGGATGATGCAAATTTTGTCTTTGAAACTGCAAATGCTGCAATTTTGAGGCTTACCAAGGAAATTGCTTGGATGGAAGAAGTTTTGGCTGCAGAGTCCTCTTTGCGAGCTGGCCTCCCAACTACTTACGCTGATTGTGTGTTTGCAAATGAAATAAACATTGCCATTAGATCAAGTGAACAGCACTATAATGAATTCATGTTCAGAGATGCCCTCAAGGCAGGATTTTATGATCTGCAGGCTGCCAGAGATGAATATAGGTTTTCTTGTGGAGCAGGAGGAATGAACTGTGATTTGTTGTTGAGGTCTATGGATGTTCAAACAAGACTTATAACTCCTATTTGCCCGCACTATGCGGAGCATGTATGGAAGAATATCTTGAAGAAGGATGGCTTTGTAGTGAATGCTGGTTGGCCAATGGCAGATGCCCCTGATCTTATTCTCAGAAGAGCTAACAAGTATCTGCAGGATTCAATAGTTTTGATGAGAAAGTTGCTTCAGAAGCAAGTATCTGGCCCTAAGAAGGCTAAAAAGGGTGCTCCTGTTACTCCGACAGAGGAAAACAAGTTCACAGTAGGTCTTATATATGTGAATGAGCAATATGATGGTTGGAAAAAAGAATGCCTTAGGATACTTCAATCCAACTTTGACAGTGCTAAAGGTTCCTTTGCACCTGACCAAGAGATACATGAGGCATTAAAAGGAAGCATTATTGGGCAGGATGCAAACTTTAAGCACATACTGAAACTCTGCATGCCTTTCCTAAAGTTTAAGAAGGATGAGGTGCTCTCAGTTGGTCTTCAGGCTCTAGATTTGAAGCTGCCGTTTGGTGAAATTGATGTTCTCCAGGAGAACTCTGATTTAATAAAGCGGCAGCTGGGTCTTGAGCATGTCGAAGTTTTGTCTTCTTCTGATGATGCTGCTCGTAGTAAAGCTGGCCCACACATCTCATTGCTAACTCAGAATCCCCCATCACCTGGTAATCCGGTTGCTGTCTTCTTAAGCAAGTCAGAATTTTCTACAGTTGGTATTCAGAATGGAGCTTAA